The Devosia sp. A16 genome includes a window with the following:
- a CDS encoding YciI family protein, producing the protein MRFMIIVKATPESEAGIMPPPEAFEAMGRFNEALINAGVLLAAEGLHPSSQGSRVTSEAGRLVVRDGPFAESKELIAGFWVISAKSRDEALEWVKRIPFADGETIELRRVFEAADFAEVVPAEAVAKEQAWRDANQKPITN; encoded by the coding sequence ATGCGCTTTATGATCATCGTCAAAGCCACCCCCGAAAGCGAAGCCGGCATCATGCCGCCGCCCGAAGCCTTCGAAGCGATGGGCCGCTTCAACGAGGCGCTGATCAACGCCGGTGTGCTGCTGGCGGCAGAGGGTCTGCATCCCTCGAGCCAGGGCAGCCGCGTCACCTCCGAGGCGGGCCGCCTGGTGGTCCGGGATGGCCCGTTCGCCGAGAGCAAGGAGCTGATCGCCGGCTTCTGGGTGATCAGCGCCAAATCGCGGGACGAAGCGCTGGAATGGGTAAAACGCATTCCCTTTGCCGACGGCGAGACCATCGAGCTCAGGCGTGTATTCGAGGCAGCCGATTTCGCCGAAGTCGTCCCCGCCGAGGCGGTTGCCAAGGAGCAGGCGTGGCGCGACGCCAACCAGAAGCCGATTACCAACTGA
- a CDS encoding YciI family protein, translated as MKFMIIRKADAETEAGVMPGADLITQMTQFHEDAAKLGIVIAGSGLMPSSRGAKVKFSNGNPTVIDGPFAEAKELIAGYTLIEVPSREAAIEWVKTWPPLDGHGNVEIEIRQLFTEEDFGEAYTEAMAGREVARTALGTPR; from the coding sequence ATGAAATTCATGATCATCCGCAAGGCGGACGCCGAGACCGAGGCCGGTGTGATGCCAGGCGCAGACCTCATCACCCAGATGACCCAGTTCCACGAGGATGCAGCAAAGCTCGGCATCGTCATTGCCGGCTCCGGTCTGATGCCCAGTTCGCGCGGCGCCAAGGTGAAGTTCAGCAACGGCAACCCCACGGTGATCGATGGTCCGTTCGCCGAAGCCAAGGAACTGATCGCCGGCTACACCTTGATCGAGGTGCCCTCGCGCGAGGCGGCTATCGAATGGGTCAAGACCTGGCCTCCCCTCGATGGTCACGGCAATGTGGAGATCGAGATCCGCCAGCTCTTCACCGAGGAGGATTTCGGCGAGGCCTATACCGAGGCCATGGCGGGCCGGGAGGTCGCCCGCACGGCGCTCGGCACGCCTCGGTAG
- a CDS encoding RNA polymerase sigma factor: MTQRETHRAIEAVFRIEQAKLIAGLTRIVRDVGLAEELAQDSLIVALNHWPESGVPRNPGAWLMQTAKRRAIDYFRRNKMAARKLDELGYDLREIESTAPDLDTPLDDDVGDDLLKLIFTSCHPVLSAEARVALTLRLLGGLTTDEIARAFLAAEPTIAQRIVRAKKSLAEAGMPFEVPRAEERAARMASVLEVLYLIFNEGYSATAGDDWTRPQLCEEAMRLGRILAGLAPADAEVHGLVALMEIQASRLRARTGANGEPVLLLEQNRALWDQMLIRRGLAALQKAESLTGAGPYVLQAAIAACHARARRADETDWRRISALYDMLAELTPSPVVELNRAVAHSMAFGAGAGLAILDPIADDPALRNYHLLPSVRGDFLVKLGRLAEARVEFERAAGLTRNERERVLLLDRAAACQPAA; the protein is encoded by the coding sequence ATGACCCAGAGAGAAACCCATCGCGCCATCGAAGCGGTGTTCCGCATCGAGCAGGCCAAGCTCATCGCCGGCCTGACCCGAATCGTGCGCGACGTCGGCCTCGCCGAGGAACTGGCGCAGGATTCGTTGATCGTCGCCCTCAACCACTGGCCGGAAAGCGGCGTGCCGCGCAATCCGGGCGCCTGGCTCATGCAGACCGCTAAGCGCCGCGCCATCGACTATTTCCGGCGCAACAAGATGGCGGCGCGCAAGCTCGACGAGCTGGGCTATGACCTGCGCGAAATCGAATCCACCGCGCCCGACCTCGATACCCCGCTGGATGACGATGTTGGCGACGACCTCCTGAAGCTGATCTTCACCTCCTGCCACCCGGTGCTGTCTGCGGAGGCGCGTGTCGCGCTGACGCTGCGCCTGCTCGGCGGACTCACCACCGACGAAATCGCCCGGGCGTTCCTTGCCGCCGAGCCGACCATTGCCCAGCGCATCGTGCGCGCCAAGAAGAGCCTCGCCGAGGCCGGCATGCCGTTCGAGGTTCCCCGCGCCGAGGAGCGCGCCGCGCGCATGGCTTCGGTGCTCGAGGTGCTCTATCTGATCTTCAACGAAGGCTACTCGGCCACCGCCGGCGACGACTGGACCCGTCCGCAGCTCTGCGAGGAAGCAATGCGGCTGGGCCGGATTCTTGCTGGCCTCGCCCCCGCGGATGCCGAGGTGCATGGGCTGGTGGCGCTGATGGAAATCCAGGCGTCGCGGCTGCGCGCCCGCACCGGCGCCAACGGCGAGCCGGTGCTGCTGCTCGAACAGAACCGCGCCTTGTGGGACCAGATGCTGATCCGCCGCGGCCTTGCGGCCCTGCAAAAGGCCGAGAGCCTTACAGGCGCCGGCCCCTATGTACTGCAGGCGGCCATCGCCGCGTGCCATGCCCGGGCCCGGCGAGCCGACGAGACCGACTGGCGGCGCATCTCGGCGCTCTACGATATGCTGGCGGAGCTGACGCCCAGCCCGGTGGTCGAACTCAACCGCGCCGTCGCCCACAGCATGGCCTTCGGCGCCGGCGCCGGCCTCGCCATCCTCGACCCCATCGCCGACGATCCGGCGCTGCGCAACTACCACCTGCTGCCCAGCGTGCGCGGCGATTTCCTCGTGAAGCTCGGCCGGCTGGCCGAGGCCCGCGTCGAGTTCGAGCGCGCCGCCGGACTGACCCGCAACGAGCGCGAACGCGTGCTGCTGCTCGATCGAGCCGCGGCCTGCCAGCCCGCAGCCTGA
- a CDS encoding adenylate/guanylate cyclase domain-containing protein → MAQPDRRLVPIVSLDIVGYSRLVERNERQTLRLVQRVYDRLISRTIGAAGGKVFKTMGDGLLAEFNSVVAAVQWTADLQRQIHERKIHAPGGEMFQVRAGIVLADVLVAGNDLYGSGINLAVRVQSHSPAGGMCITKWMYQYLDGTIELPFVDMGPTELKNISKTVRIYAWHPAGLVRPQPALDTPPPAPPSNRPSVVVLPFDNLSGEADQSYFADAVVEEITATLSRVKDFFVIARNSAFTYKGRAGIDIRQIGRELGVRYVVEGSVRRVGERVRITAQLVETEAGSHIWSNKLDGAVADLFDLQDRMAAEVASAIQPSIRRAEVERARRKRPDALAAYDLVMRALPHLWSHSPQDNAEAISLLTRALALDPHYGLAAALAAWAHGQQVAYNWTADFAGERRTAAALLETASQHVADDPTALTALASAMMMLGGDVPQAAAFADRALELDPNHAWAWMRRGWGHVYLGNPEQGLAAFERSVRLSPMDPFAFNVHLGMGLANFAAGRPQEAIAWAQRAMSERPGLTWPHRDLAVYFAHHGDLAAAADARERFQRAHPEVTVAAIGDGLRFMYPSLLARYLQGLRLAGLQ, encoded by the coding sequence ATGGCCCAACCCGACCGTCGACTGGTCCCGATCGTATCGCTGGACATCGTGGGGTACTCCCGCCTTGTCGAGCGCAATGAACGTCAGACCCTGCGCCTCGTGCAGCGGGTCTACGACCGGCTGATCTCGCGCACCATCGGCGCGGCCGGCGGCAAGGTTTTCAAGACCATGGGCGACGGTCTGCTGGCGGAGTTCAATAGCGTAGTGGCGGCTGTACAGTGGACGGCCGACCTGCAGCGCCAGATCCATGAGCGCAAGATCCATGCGCCCGGCGGTGAGATGTTCCAGGTCCGCGCCGGCATCGTGCTTGCCGATGTGCTGGTGGCCGGCAATGACCTCTACGGCTCGGGCATCAACCTCGCGGTGCGGGTGCAGAGTCACTCGCCGGCCGGCGGCATGTGCATCACCAAATGGATGTATCAATACCTCGACGGCACCATCGAGCTGCCCTTCGTCGACATGGGCCCCACCGAGCTCAAGAACATCTCCAAGACGGTGCGCATCTATGCCTGGCACCCGGCGGGCCTGGTGCGACCGCAACCAGCCCTCGACACGCCGCCCCCCGCCCCGCCCAGCAATCGCCCCTCGGTCGTAGTGCTGCCCTTCGACAACCTCTCGGGTGAGGCCGACCAGAGCTATTTCGCCGACGCCGTGGTCGAGGAGATCACCGCTACGCTCAGCAGGGTGAAGGATTTCTTCGTCATCGCCCGCAACTCGGCCTTCACCTACAAGGGCCGGGCCGGCATCGACATTCGCCAGATCGGGCGGGAGCTCGGCGTTCGCTACGTCGTCGAGGGCTCGGTCCGCCGCGTCGGCGAGCGTGTCCGCATCACGGCGCAGCTGGTGGAGACCGAGGCCGGCAGCCATATCTGGTCTAACAAACTCGACGGCGCCGTCGCCGATCTGTTCGACCTGCAGGATCGCATGGCCGCCGAGGTGGCGAGCGCCATCCAGCCCTCAATTCGCCGTGCCGAGGTGGAGCGCGCCCGCAGGAAGCGCCCCGACGCCCTCGCCGCCTATGATCTGGTGATGCGCGCCCTGCCCCACCTGTGGTCGCACAGTCCCCAGGACAATGCCGAGGCGATATCCCTGCTGACCCGCGCCCTGGCGCTCGACCCGCATTACGGTCTGGCTGCCGCCCTCGCCGCCTGGGCGCATGGCCAGCAGGTCGCCTATAACTGGACCGCCGATTTCGCCGGCGAGCGCCGTACTGCCGCAGCGCTGCTCGAGACGGCCTCCCAGCACGTCGCCGACGATCCGACCGCTTTGACCGCCCTCGCATCGGCCATGATGATGCTGGGCGGCGACGTGCCGCAGGCTGCTGCATTTGCCGATCGCGCGCTCGAACTCGATCCGAACCACGCCTGGGCCTGGATGCGGCGCGGTTGGGGGCACGTCTATCTGGGCAATCCCGAACAAGGGCTCGCTGCATTCGAGCGTTCGGTGCGGCTGTCGCCGATGGACCCGTTCGCATTCAACGTGCATCTGGGGATGGGGCTTGCCAACTTCGCCGCCGGGCGGCCGCAAGAGGCGATCGCCTGGGCGCAACGCGCCATGTCCGAGCGCCCTGGCCTGACCTGGCCACACCGCGACCTGGCGGTCTATTTCGCCCATCACGGCGACCTGGCGGCCGCCGCAGATGCGCGCGAGCGCTTCCAGCGCGCCCATCCCGAGGTCACTGTCGCCGCTATCGGCGACGGCCTGCGCTTCATGTACCCGTCGCTGCTGGCGCGCTACCTGCAAGGGCTGCGGCTCGCCGGCTTGCAATAG
- a CDS encoding PilZ domain-containing protein: MDIRLEKRLSPRRNTMIEATIVFDGGRTRIRCIIRNLSETGAKLEVASVTRIPRTFDLVVDKVRPQACIVVWRSVKELGVQFRDQGIR, translated from the coding sequence TTGGACATCCGACTAGAGAAGCGTCTTTCGCCCCGCCGCAACACCATGATCGAGGCGACCATCGTCTTCGATGGCGGACGCACCCGGATCCGCTGCATCATCCGCAATCTGTCCGAGACCGGCGCCAAGCTCGAAGTGGCCTCGGTGACCCGCATTCCCCGCACCTTCGATCTGGTCGTCGACAAGGTTCGCCCGCAGGCCTGCATCGTCGTCTGGCGCTCGGTGAAGGAACTGGGCGTGCAGTTCCGCGACCAGGGCATCCGCTGA
- a CDS encoding cupin domain-containing protein: MSRHAFFVAGERVVHVANPCGAGFQYQAQAHTLPPQVQVGPHQHDLAETVLVVSEGTLEVMVNGAVGLVAAGAFISIPPKTWFAYRSVGDDPVRLLCRTAPAAAARHACTVTIHIAAA; encoded by the coding sequence ATGTCGAGGCATGCATTCTTCGTCGCCGGTGAGCGCGTCGTTCACGTCGCCAACCCGTGCGGAGCAGGTTTTCAGTATCAGGCGCAGGCCCACACCCTGCCGCCACAGGTGCAGGTGGGCCCGCATCAGCACGATCTCGCCGAAACGGTGCTCGTGGTGAGCGAGGGCACGCTTGAGGTCATGGTCAACGGCGCCGTGGGCCTGGTCGCCGCCGGGGCGTTCATCAGCATCCCGCCAAAGACCTGGTTCGCCTACCGCAGCGTCGGCGACGATCCCGTAAGACTGCTCTGCCGCACGGCCCCCGCGGCGGCGGCGCGGCACGCCTGCACCGTCACCATCCACATCGCGGCCGCCTGA
- the thrS gene encoding threonine--tRNA ligase — translation MIKVTFPDGAVRDYARGTTGTTVVEGISPSLAKKTVAMKWNGVLSDLSDPLDSDGRIEFVLRDSADGLGLIRHDAAHVLAEAVQELWPATQVTIGPVIENGFYYDFKRDTPFSEDDFPVIEKKMAEIVARGAAFTKEIWTRDHAKQVFKSKGEDFKVELVDAIPADQSIKIYKQGQWFDLCRGPHMRSTKDVGTAFKLTKVAGAYWRGDSNNPVLSRIYGTAFANQKELDDYLHMIEEAEKRDHRRIGKDLDLFHLQEEAQGSVFWHPKGYVLYNQMEAYIRRRVNANGYNEVKTPQLMSSKFWEASGHWGKYRENMFVVPDEVPGTEEEGPVLSGKAELMALKPMNCPAHIQIFNQGIKSYRDLPIRMAEFGCCHRNEAHGALHGLLRVRQMTQDDAHIFCTEEQIQAETERFVHLLYSVYEHMGFENVVIKLATRPEKFGGTIERWDAAEKALGDALKATGYDFVIAEGEGAFYAPKLEFHLKDAIGRSWQVGTLQLDYVLPERLGAMYVAEDGTKKYAVMLHRAILGSLERFIGMMIEHYAGKMPMWLAPTQVVVATIVSEADDYAQKLVDRLKVGGIRAELDARNEKINYKVREHSVQKVPLMFVVGKREAEEGTVSVRRLGTEGQKVIAATDAIVELMAEAVPPDLKQQAA, via the coding sequence ATGATCAAGGTGACGTTCCCCGACGGTGCAGTACGCGACTATGCGCGTGGCACCACCGGGACCACCGTGGTCGAGGGCATCTCCCCAAGCCTCGCCAAGAAGACGGTGGCGATGAAGTGGAACGGGGTCCTCAGCGACCTGTCCGATCCGCTCGACAGTGACGGCAGGATCGAGTTCGTGCTGCGCGACAGCGCTGACGGGCTCGGGCTGATCCGGCACGACGCGGCGCATGTCCTCGCCGAAGCGGTGCAGGAGTTGTGGCCTGCGACGCAGGTCACCATCGGCCCGGTGATCGAGAACGGCTTCTATTACGACTTCAAGCGCGACACGCCGTTCTCTGAGGACGATTTCCCGGTCATCGAGAAGAAGATGGCCGAGATCGTCGCGCGCGGCGCCGCGTTCACCAAGGAGATCTGGACGCGCGACCATGCCAAGCAGGTGTTCAAGTCGAAGGGCGAAGACTTCAAGGTCGAGCTGGTCGATGCGATTCCTGCTGACCAGTCGATCAAGATCTATAAGCAGGGCCAGTGGTTCGACCTCTGCCGCGGGCCGCATATGCGCTCGACGAAGGATGTCGGCACGGCGTTCAAGCTCACCAAGGTGGCCGGCGCCTATTGGCGCGGCGACAGCAACAACCCGGTGCTGAGCCGCATCTATGGCACGGCGTTCGCCAACCAGAAGGAACTCGACGACTACCTGCACATGATCGAGGAAGCCGAGAAGCGGGATCACCGCCGCATCGGCAAGGATCTCGACCTGTTCCACCTGCAGGAGGAAGCGCAGGGGTCGGTGTTCTGGCACCCCAAGGGCTATGTCCTCTACAACCAGATGGAGGCCTATATCCGCCGGCGGGTGAACGCCAACGGCTATAACGAGGTGAAGACCCCGCAGCTGATGAGCTCGAAGTTCTGGGAGGCCTCGGGCCACTGGGGCAAGTATCGCGAGAACATGTTCGTGGTGCCTGACGAAGTGCCCGGCACCGAAGAGGAAGGCCCGGTGCTGTCGGGCAAGGCGGAGCTGATGGCGCTCAAGCCGATGAACTGCCCGGCCCACATCCAGATCTTCAACCAGGGGATCAAGAGCTACCGCGACCTGCCGATCCGCATGGCCGAGTTCGGCTGCTGCCACCGCAACGAAGCCCATGGTGCGCTGCACGGGCTGCTGCGGGTGCGCCAGATGACGCAGGACGACGCCCATATCTTCTGCACCGAGGAGCAGATCCAGGCCGAGACCGAGCGTTTCGTCCATCTGCTCTACTCGGTGTACGAGCACATGGGCTTTGAGAACGTGGTGATCAAGCTGGCGACCCGGCCGGAGAAATTCGGTGGCACCATCGAGCGCTGGGACGCGGCGGAAAAGGCGTTGGGCGATGCGCTCAAGGCCACGGGCTACGACTTCGTCATCGCCGAGGGCGAGGGCGCCTTCTATGCGCCCAAGCTGGAGTTCCACCTGAAGGACGCCATCGGCCGTTCCTGGCAGGTGGGCACGCTGCAGCTCGACTACGTGCTGCCCGAGCGGCTGGGCGCCATGTACGTGGCCGAAGACGGGACCAAGAAATACGCGGTGATGCTGCACCGCGCGATCCTTGGCTCGCTCGAGCGCTTCATCGGCATGATGATCGAGCACTATGCCGGCAAGATGCCGATGTGGCTGGCCCCGACCCAGGTGGTGGTCGCGACCATCGTCTCGGAAGCCGACGACTATGCCCAGAAGCTGGTCGACCGGCTGAAGGTCGGCGGCATTCGGGCCGAACTCGACGCACGTAACGAGAAGATCAACTACAAGGTGCGCGAGCACTCGGTGCAGAAGGTGCCGCTGATGTTCGTGGTCGGCAAGCGCGAGGCGGAGGAGGGGACCGTGTCTGTTCGCCGCCTCGGCACCGAGGGACAGAAGGTGATCGCTGCCACCGACGCGATCGTCGAGCTGATGGCGGAGGCGGTGCCGCCCGACCTCAAGCAGCAGGCCGCCTGA
- a CDS encoding GlsB/YeaQ/YmgE family stress response membrane protein, with protein sequence MAFDGVGWLAAIIIGGIAGWLAGRFMNNSSGVVMNIILGIVGAIVASLVFGLLGISFGGWFGYLIAGVIGACILIAIGRAVSGRRT encoded by the coding sequence ATGGCATTCGACGGAGTGGGTTGGCTCGCGGCGATCATCATCGGCGGCATCGCCGGTTGGCTCGCCGGGCGGTTCATGAACAACAGCAGCGGCGTGGTGATGAACATCATCCTGGGCATCGTTGGCGCGATCGTCGCCAGCCTGGTGTTCGGTCTGTTGGGCATCTCGTTCGGCGGCTGGTTCGGCTATCTGATCGCCGGCGTGATCGGCGCCTGTATCCTGATCGCCATCGGCAGAGCGGTATCAGGGCGGCGAACCTAG
- the yidD gene encoding membrane protein insertion efficiency factor YidD, whose translation MHRITQLFWSIVDWPFKLVSYGLIQGYRYSLSMFMGRTCRHAPTCSEFTRDAIWRHGFWPGGWMGLARIVRCRPGGTHGYDPVPQTVPPEAHWYAPWTYGRWK comes from the coding sequence ATGCATCGCATCACGCAGCTGTTCTGGAGCATCGTCGACTGGCCGTTCAAGCTCGTTTCCTATGGGCTGATCCAGGGCTACCGCTACTCGCTGTCGATGTTCATGGGGCGCACCTGCCGGCACGCCCCGACATGCTCGGAGTTCACGCGCGACGCCATTTGGCGCCATGGCTTCTGGCCGGGCGGCTGGATGGGCCTGGCGCGGATCGTCAGGTGCCGTCCAGGCGGCACGCACGGCTATGATCCAGTGCCGCAAACGGTGCCGCCCGAGGCGCACTGGTATGCGCCGTGGACCTATGGACGATGGAAATAG
- a CDS encoding iron-sulfur cluster assembly scaffold protein, with protein MELSDLYSDRILELAGNQPRPGRLSAPDASARKVSRVCGSTIEVDINVADGVITGYGHDIQACALGQTSAAVVATHVVGTPVSEFRRVRDEMTAMLKADGPPPAGEKWIDLKYLEPVREYRPRHTSTLLVFDAVCEALDKLEAPQGAAAG; from the coding sequence ATGGAACTCAGCGATCTTTATTCGGACCGGATTCTGGAGCTCGCGGGCAATCAGCCGCGACCAGGCCGCCTGAGTGCGCCCGATGCCAGCGCCCGCAAAGTCAGCCGGGTGTGCGGCTCGACCATCGAGGTGGATATCAACGTCGCCGACGGCGTGATTACCGGCTATGGCCACGATATCCAGGCCTGCGCGCTGGGCCAGACCTCGGCGGCGGTGGTGGCAACGCACGTGGTCGGCACGCCGGTGAGCGAGTTCCGCCGGGTGCGCGACGAGATGACGGCCATGCTCAAAGCCGACGGCCCGCCGCCGGCCGGCGAGAAATGGATCGACCTCAAATATCTCGAACCGGTGCGTGAGTACCGGCCACGCCACACCTCGACGCTGCTGGTGTTCGACGCGGTGTGCGAGGCACTGGACAAGCTCGAGGCTCCGCAGGGGGCGGCCGCCGGCTGA
- the folE gene encoding GTP cyclohydrolase I FolE — MDASAKPQHTKLVPEIVRPSREEAEAAVRTLIAWAGDDPSREGLLETPHRVTKAYREFFAGYDDDSGEVLRKTFKEVGGYDDVVLVRDIPFSSHCEHHMVPFFGKVHIAYLPHDGVVGLSKLARLVEVYARRLQVQENMTAQIIDAVNEHLNPRGAAVMIEAEHMCMSMRGVRAHGALTITQRFTGVFAEDRNEQDRFFAMVGKR, encoded by the coding sequence ATGGACGCCAGCGCCAAGCCGCAGCACACTAAGCTCGTCCCTGAAATTGTCCGCCCCAGCCGCGAAGAAGCAGAGGCGGCGGTTCGGACTTTGATCGCTTGGGCCGGCGACGACCCCTCGCGCGAGGGGCTGCTGGAGACCCCGCACCGCGTTACCAAGGCCTACCGTGAGTTCTTCGCCGGCTATGACGACGACTCGGGCGAGGTGCTGCGCAAAACCTTCAAGGAGGTCGGCGGCTACGACGACGTGGTGCTGGTGCGCGATATCCCCTTCTCGTCGCATTGCGAGCATCACATGGTGCCGTTCTTCGGCAAGGTGCACATCGCCTACCTGCCGCACGATGGCGTGGTCGGCCTGAGCAAGCTCGCCCGGCTGGTCGAGGTCTATGCCCGCCGCCTGCAGGTGCAGGAGAACATGACGGCACAGATCATCGACGCCGTGAACGAACACCTCAACCCGCGCGGCGCCGCCGTGATGATCGAGGCCGAGCACATGTGCATGTCGATGCGCGGGGTCCGGGCTCACGGGGCGCTCACCATCACCCAGCGCTTTACCGGCGTGTTCGCCGAGGACCGCAACGAGCAGGACCGCTTCTTCGCCATGGTCGGCAAACGCTGA
- a CDS encoding AraC family transcriptional regulator — translation MSAVAKTLWIIESRFGMPLTLEEMAMHAGVSRFHLSRIFPQATGYSISAYLRGRRLTEAAKALAAGAPDILAVALDAGYGSHEAFTRAFRELIGLTPDQVRRRGRLDDLPLLEPLRIDHEVRVELCAPRIETRPPMRIAGLLARHVMNGDAAIPAQWQRFNAYVGNVPGEVAGVYYGLSGHHFADTDECEYMAGMEVRETAELPREFTLITVPAQRYARLAHRGHITTIRSTIEAIFAQWLPTSGYRKKYAPWSFIEYYGPDFNERTGLGTVEIWIALED, via the coding sequence ATGTCCGCTGTCGCCAAAACCCTCTGGATTATCGAATCCCGCTTCGGCATGCCGCTGACGCTCGAGGAAATGGCGATGCACGCGGGCGTGTCGCGCTTCCACTTATCGCGCATTTTCCCCCAAGCCACCGGCTATTCGATCTCCGCTTACCTCCGCGGTCGCCGGCTCACCGAAGCTGCCAAGGCCCTGGCGGCAGGCGCGCCCGACATCCTCGCCGTGGCGCTCGACGCCGGCTACGGCTCACACGAGGCGTTTACCCGCGCCTTCAGGGAGTTGATCGGGCTCACCCCCGACCAGGTCCGCCGCCGCGGCCGGCTCGATGACCTGCCGCTGCTCGAGCCGCTGCGGATCGATCATGAGGTGCGGGTCGAGCTGTGCGCGCCACGCATCGAGACGCGTCCGCCCATGCGGATCGCCGGGCTGCTGGCCCGTCACGTGATGAACGGTGATGCCGCGATCCCGGCACAGTGGCAGCGGTTCAACGCCTATGTCGGAAACGTTCCGGGAGAAGTTGCCGGCGTCTACTACGGCCTCTCCGGCCATCACTTCGCCGATACCGATGAATGCGAATACATGGCCGGGATGGAAGTGCGGGAAACCGCCGAGCTGCCGCGCGAGTTCACGCTGATCACCGTACCAGCGCAGCGCTACGCCCGCCTCGCGCATCGCGGCCACATCACCACCATTCGCTCGACCATCGAAGCGATCTTCGCGCAGTGGCTGCCGACTTCCGGCTATCGGAAGAAATATGCCCCATGGAGCTTCATCGAGTATTACGGTCCCGACTTCAACGAGCGAACCGGCCTCGGCACTGTCGAGATCTGGATCGCACTGGAGGATTGA
- the hisI gene encoding phosphoribosyl-AMP cyclohydrolase, with amino-acid sequence MSTTFADPASLSHADLEEGTRFAPKFDAHGLVTAVAQEAGSNRVLMVAHMNAEALRLTIETGEVHYYSRSRQKLWKKGESSGEIQRLVEMRTDCDQDVVLLLVEQTGRGAACHTGRKSCFYRIVENTETLRQSGEARLFDPAQVYKT; translated from the coding sequence ATGAGCACCACCTTCGCCGACCCCGCCAGCCTCAGCCACGCCGACCTCGAGGAAGGCACGCGGTTCGCGCCGAAATTCGACGCGCACGGCCTCGTCACTGCCGTGGCGCAGGAGGCCGGCAGCAATCGCGTGCTGATGGTGGCGCATATGAATGCCGAAGCCCTGCGGCTCACCATCGAGACCGGCGAGGTGCACTACTACTCACGCTCGCGCCAAAAGCTCTGGAAAAAGGGCGAGAGCTCGGGCGAGATCCAGCGGCTGGTGGAGATGCGCACCGACTGCGACCAAGATGTGGTGCTGCTGCTGGTCGAGCAGACCGGCCGCGGCGCCGCCTGCCACACCGGACGGAAGAGCTGCTTCTACCGCATCGTCGAGAATACCGAGACGCTGCGCCAGAGCGGCGAAGCGCGGCTGTTCGATCCGGCCCAGGTCTACAAGACTTAG
- a CDS encoding SlyX family protein — MSDITDLTTRIVTLETTIAFQDQAIEELNAALAEHFKQIEALKRELHNLGSQLRDVEAHPALAPAVEPPPPHY; from the coding sequence ATGAGCGACATCACCGACCTCACCACCCGCATCGTCACTCTGGAGACGACGATCGCCTTCCAGGACCAGGCGATCGAGGAGCTTAATGCGGCGCTGGCCGAGCACTTCAAGCAGATCGAGGCGCTGAAGCGCGAGCTGCACAATCTGGGCTCGCAACTGCGCGACGTCGAGGCGCACCCAGCGCTGGCGCCGGCGGTGGAGCCGCCACCGCCGCATTATTGA
- a CDS encoding rhomboid family intramembrane serine protease has product MSDEPNHQQNQAPDGRQPAILLPGVITALLGLMLAVHLARTLVLNEQGDAQLVYWLAFIPARGLPGEGFDGGWIPLVWTPFTHAFLHAGWEHLLINCAWLAIFGSPVARRYGTWATVILFLASAAAGAAAFAVTTLPGVQVLIGASGGVAGLTGAACRFIFQPVIVGRDPESGETRVLGRRTASLGELMRNQRAGFFIVVWLVLNAAVPFLPMLIGQSVGIAWQAHLGGFLAGLFLTPLFERRPAAPEKERK; this is encoded by the coding sequence ATGTCTGACGAGCCAAATCACCAGCAAAATCAAGCTCCTGACGGTCGGCAGCCCGCGATATTGCTGCCCGGCGTGATCACTGCGCTGTTGGGCCTGATGTTGGCCGTACACCTCGCCAGAACCTTGGTTCTTAACGAACAGGGCGACGCGCAACTGGTTTACTGGCTGGCCTTCATCCCGGCCCGCGGCCTCCCCGGAGAAGGGTTCGACGGAGGGTGGATACCGTTGGTGTGGACCCCGTTCACGCATGCGTTTTTGCATGCGGGATGGGAGCACCTTTTAATCAATTGCGCCTGGTTGGCCATTTTCGGCAGCCCCGTGGCGCGTCGTTACGGCACATGGGCGACAGTGATTCTCTTCCTCGCCAGCGCCGCAGCCGGGGCCGCGGCTTTTGCGGTGACGACCCTGCCGGGCGTTCAGGTGCTGATCGGCGCTTCGGGCGGCGTCGCCGGGCTGACCGGGGCAGCCTGCCGCTTCATCTTCCAGCCGGTGATCGTCGGGCGTGACCCCGAAAGCGGCGAAACCCGCGTACTGGGGCGGCGGACGGCGAGCCTGGGCGAGCTGATGCGCAACCAGCGCGCCGGCTTCTTCATTGTGGTGTGGCTGGTGCTCAATGCAGCAGTACCGTTCCTGCCCATGCTGATCGGACAATCGGTCGGCATTGCCTGGCAGGCCCATCTGGGTGGTTTCCTCGCCGGCCTGTTCCTCACGCCGTTGTTCGAACGCCGGCCCGCTGCCCCCGAGAAGGAGAGGAAATGA